In Leptotrichia buccalis C-1013-b, the genomic window TAGCCAGCCGTAGAAAAGTGAAATGTGATGAAATCAAGGAAAGAATTGAAAAAAGTAAATATGCTGGAAGAATTGAAATTCAAACTGCACAGGTGGATGCTAACAATGTGCCTGAATTAGTGGCATTGATTAACGAATATAAGCCTGACATTGTGATAAATGTAGCTTTACCGTATCAGGACTTGACAATTATGGATGCTTGTCTTGAAACTAAGACTGATTATTTGGACACAGCAAATTATGAGCCGTTGGATACAGCTAAATTTGAGTACAAATGGCAATGGGCTTATAAAGAAAAATTTGAAAAGGCTGGAATTACAGCTATTTTAGGAAGCGGATTTGATCCAGGAGTTACTGGAGTATTTTCAGCGTATGCACAAAAGCATTATTTTGATGAAATAAATTACATTGATATTCTTGACGCAAATGCTGGAGATCATGGTTATCCATTTGCAACAAACTTTAATCCTGAAATTAACATTAGGGAAGTTACAGCTAACGGAAGTTACTGGGAAGAAGGAAAATGGGTAGAAACAGAGCCAATGGAAATCAAAAGAGTATACAATTTCCCACAAATTGGTGAAAAAGATATGTACTTACTGCACCACGAAGAGCTGGAGTCGCTTGCAGTAAATATTAAAGGAATTAAAAGAATTAGATTCTTTATGACTTTTGGACAAAGTTACTTGACTCATCTAAAAGTGCTTGAAAATGTTGGGATGACTTCAATTGAGCCAATAGAATTTGAAGGAAAACAAATTGTGCCATTGCAATTCTTGACAGCAGTATTGCCTGATCCAGCTTCACTTGGACCTAGAACAAAAGGAAAGACAAATATTGGAAATATTTTTAGAGGTAAAAAAGATGGGATTGAAAAAACTTATTATGTTTATAATGTGTGCGACCATCAAGAATGTTATAAGGAAGTTAGCTCACAAGCGATTTCCTATACGACAGGTGTTCCAGCAATGATTGGAGCGGCAATGGTGCTTACTGGTGAATGGAAAAAACCAGGAGTATTTAATGTGGAAGAAATGAATCCAGATCCATTTATGGATGCCCTTAATAAATTTGGGTTGCCTTGGGTTGAAGACTTTAATCCGACATTAGTTGATTAGGTAAATTTATGAAAAAAATTGAATTTGTAAAGATGGTTAAAATTTGGTAATTTAGAAATAGTGGAATTGAAAATTATCTTTTAATAGTTTATTAATAATTTAATAAATTATAGAACAAAATTAAAATATTGGGTATTTTTAGTAGTTTGTTTTTTTCAAAACAAATTAAAAATACTATTTTGACAATTAAAAAAAATGGGGTATAATTTAAATGTAAACAAATAAAAATTTTTAGGAGGAGAAAATGAAAAGAATTGTAACGCTTTTTAGTGTAATTTTTGCACTAATGTTAGTTGTGGCTTGTGGAAATAAACCAGCTACAGGGGAGCAGGTAAAAGATGGAAAGACATCTGCTGATTCAACAAATTCTAAGAAAGCTGTGGCGGTAGTATATTCTACTGGTGGAAAAGGTGACAAATCATTTAATGATGCGACTTTTAGAGGATTACAAAAAGCTCAGAAGGAATTGGGAATAACTTTTAAGGAATATGAGCCCAAAGATCCTGCTACAGAAGCAAAAAATGCTTTGACACAGTTCGCGGAATCTGGAGAATTTGATTTAATTATTGCAGTTGGATATACAATGAAAGATTCATTAGTTGCAGTAGCTCAGACATTCCCTGATCAAAAATTTGCAATAATTGACGAAACTGTAAACGGATTGCCAAATGTTGCTTCTATTTTGTTTAAAGAACAGGAAGGTTCATTCTTAGTTGGAGCATTGGCTGGAATGATGGATAAAACAGGGACTATTGGATTTGTT contains:
- a CDS encoding saccharopine dehydrogenase family protein translates to MGKKALVIGAGGVSNVVCHKCAQNSEVFSSIMIASRRKVKCDEIKERIEKSKYAGRIEIQTAQVDANNVPELVALINEYKPDIVINVALPYQDLTIMDACLETKTDYLDTANYEPLDTAKFEYKWQWAYKEKFEKAGITAILGSGFDPGVTGVFSAYAQKHYFDEINYIDILDANAGDHGYPFATNFNPEINIREVTANGSYWEEGKWVETEPMEIKRVYNFPQIGEKDMYLLHHEELESLAVNIKGIKRIRFFMTFGQSYLTHLKVLENVGMTSIEPIEFEGKQIVPLQFLTAVLPDPASLGPRTKGKTNIGNIFRGKKDGIEKTYYVYNVCDHQECYKEVSSQAISYTTGVPAMIGAAMVLTGEWKKPGVFNVEEMNPDPFMDALNKFGLPWVEDFNPTLVD
- a CDS encoding BMP family lipoprotein is translated as MKRIVTLFSVIFALMLVVACGNKPATGEQVKDGKTSADSTNSKKAVAVVYSTGGKGDKSFNDATFRGLQKAQKELGITFKEYEPKDPATEAKNALTQFAESGEFDLIIAVGYTMKDSLVAVAQTFPDQKFAIIDETVNGLPNVASILFKEQEGSFLVGALAGMMDKTGTIGFVGANESELINRFYAGYEQGAKYIKPGIKVLPVYIGGNNAFNDQASAKAKTETLVQQGADIIYHAAGASGLGVFQAVKEKNIYGIGVDSDQDGLYPGTILTSMLKYVDNATFDVIKAAVDGKFEAKLQTFGIKENGVGTTNFEFTKDKIGEENLKKLEQIKQDIKDGKIVVKASR